A genomic segment from Spinacia oleracea cultivar Varoflay chromosome 3, BTI_SOV_V1, whole genome shotgun sequence encodes:
- the LOC110780401 gene encoding zinc finger BED domain-containing protein RICESLEEPER 2-like, protein MDVFAARLECDLNACSPLPLDGRYFHIRCCAHILNLIVQEGLRVIDGCIVKVREGVKYITLTEGRKIKFKQCVVATNSDFKLKLKKDVSTRWNSTFLMLERALLAKEAIDMFAKRDSSYEFYLSSLEWKHIQSMSNFLEPFYLITKLFSGSDYPTANHYFGNILSIEKLLHDAHIDEDPMIQIMASTMQGKFDKYWSNYSVILSFAVIFYPHYKLDFVKNSYSILYVDDEANRKAQIVLSEFIEMYTFYVKSSTPCASSSSSLQSTSRSPLPLSSSTPFKTGDIYKNFHATIAPSRVGASEVDAYLSVPLRKHIPGEEFDILNYWKEQSASYPILSRMAKDVLAIPISSVASESSFSMGGRILTNIRSCLSDKHLEALVTSKNWLDGYDEEEYEDCELDTEPSNLGL, encoded by the exons ATGGATGTGTTTGCTGCAAGATTAGAGTGTGATTTGAATGCTTGTTCTCCTTTACCTTTGGATGGTAGATATTTTCATATTCGATGTTGTGCACATATCTTGAATCTTATTGTGCAAGAGGGTTTGAGAGTTATAGATGGTTGTATTGTGAAGGTTCGTGAGGGTGTTAAGTATATTACACTTACTGAAGGTCGGAAAATCAAATTTAAGCAATGTGTAGTGGCTACtaattcggattttaaattaaagttaAAAAAAGATGTGTCCACTCGGTGGAATTCTACCTTTTTAATGCTTGAAAGAGCTTTGTTAGCTAAAGAAGCTATTGATATGTTTGCTAAAAGAGATAGTAGTTATGAGTTTTATCTTTCGTCTCTTGAATGGAAACATATTCAGTCAATGTCTAACTTCCTTGAGCCTTTTTATCTTATCACAAAGCTGTTTTCTGGTTCTGATTATCCTACCGCAAACcattattttggtaatattttgagtattgaaaagCTATTACACGATGCCCATATTGATGAGGATCCTATGATACAAATAATGGCTAGTACGATGCAAGGTAAGTTTGACAAATATTGGAGCAATTATTCTGTCATCTTATCCTTTGCTGTGATTTTTTACCCTCATTACAAGCTTGATTTTGTGAAAAATTCCTATTCTATTTTATATGTTGATGATGAAGCTAATAGAAAAGCACAAATTGTGCTTTCTGAATTTATTGAGATGTACACTTTTTATGTGAAATCTTCAACACCGTGTGCTTCATCCTCATCTTCATTACAAAGCACATCAAGATCTCCTTTGCCTCTCTCCTCTTCTACACCATTTAAGACCGGTGATATTTACAAG AATTTTCATGCGACGATAGCTCCAAGTAGAGTTGGTGCATCTGAAGTTGATGCCTATTTGAGTGTTCCATTGAGGAAACATATTCCGGGAGAAGAATTTGATATCCTTAATTATTGGAAAGAGCAATCTGCCTCTTATCCGATTCTTTCTCGAATGGCAAAAGATGTACTCGCCATTCCTATATCCTCCGTTGCCTCAGAATCTTCGTTTAGCATGGGTGGTCGAATCTTGACCAATATAAGGAGTTGTCTATCGGATAAACACCTTGAGGCTTTGGTTACATCTAAAAATTGGTTGGATGGTTATGACGAAGAAGAGTATGAAGATTGTGAACTTGACACCGAGCCTTCCAACCTTGGTCTCTGA